In a genomic window of Candidatus Bathyarchaeota archaeon:
- the cbiE gene encoding precorrin-6y C5,15-methyltransferase (decarboxylating) subunit CbiE, producing MAKLNIVGVGPGSADYVTPAARRTVTEAQLVIGAQRSLALFRSDLKGESIVLTAKNLVDSLKAAARAVRGGKSVALLSTGDPGFSGLLHTVLESGLFDATDVHVVAGVSSIQASAARLNISWDCARFFTFHEGTVTEEEKEELALAVKDGKNVLLLPSSKAFAPRDIAAYLLTKGVDKQTTVYVCENITLENEKITQTTLADAAKQTFGALCVMVIKQSQ from the coding sequence GTGGCTAAACTTAACATAGTTGGCGTCGGTCCAGGCTCAGCGGATTACGTTACCCCAGCAGCGCGGCGAACCGTCACAGAAGCACAGTTAGTAATTGGCGCGCAGAGAAGCCTCGCACTTTTCAGAAGCGACCTCAAAGGCGAATCCATCGTTTTAACTGCCAAAAACCTCGTCGACTCTCTCAAAGCTGCGGCAAGAGCCGTAAGGGGCGGCAAATCTGTTGCGTTACTCTCTACGGGCGACCCGGGCTTCTCAGGCTTACTGCACACAGTGTTGGAAAGCGGATTATTTGATGCCACCGATGTCCACGTTGTGGCGGGGGTTAGCTCGATTCAGGCTTCTGCGGCGCGGTTAAACATCAGTTGGGATTGTGCACGGTTCTTCACGTTCCATGAAGGCACAGTCACTGAGGAAGAAAAAGAGGAACTTGCCTTAGCTGTCAAGGACGGCAAAAACGTGTTGCTGCTGCCTTCATCCAAGGCGTTTGCGCCCCGCGACATAGCCGCCTACCTGCTTACAAAAGGCGTAGACAAGCAAACAACGGTTTATGTCTGCGAAAACATCACCCTAGAAAACGAAAAAATCACCCAGACCACCCTCGCAGACGCGGCCAAGCAGACATTTGGCGCATTATGCGTCATGGTCATCAAACAGTCACAGTAA
- the cobJ gene encoding precorrin-3B C(17)-methyltransferase, giving the protein MSVVGIGPGSPEHLTPKARTAIETADAVVGYGTYIKLIQPILKPGAEVVSGTMGREVERAKIAVTKAKEGKQVVMVSSGDPGVYGMAGIVLEVAAQEKADFPVEIVPGVTAATAASAILGAPLVSDFAVISLSDLLTPWEKIERRLEAASAADFSIVLYNPKSEGRIEPLIKAYEIMLKHINPSTPVGIVRQAGRQGENATITTLKDLLNCDIDMVTTIVVGNSATKIVNGKMVTARGYDLTN; this is encoded by the coding sequence ATAAGCGTAGTCGGCATCGGACCCGGCAGCCCAGAACACCTCACCCCAAAAGCCCGCACAGCAATTGAAACCGCCGACGCAGTAGTAGGTTATGGCACATACATCAAACTTATCCAACCCATCCTCAAACCCGGAGCCGAAGTTGTGTCAGGCACTATGGGCAGAGAGGTAGAACGCGCCAAAATCGCCGTAACCAAAGCCAAAGAAGGCAAACAGGTCGTTATGGTGAGCAGCGGCGACCCCGGAGTATATGGCATGGCAGGCATCGTTTTAGAAGTTGCAGCCCAAGAAAAAGCCGACTTTCCAGTAGAGATTGTGCCCGGCGTAACCGCAGCCACCGCCGCCTCAGCAATCCTCGGAGCCCCCCTCGTAAGTGACTTCGCAGTTATCAGCTTAAGTGACTTGTTGACGCCTTGGGAAAAAATTGAGCGCCGCCTCGAAGCTGCCTCAGCCGCAGACTTCTCCATTGTACTCTACAACCCCAAAAGTGAAGGACGCATCGAGCCCCTCATCAAGGCATATGAGATTATGCTCAAACACATCAACCCATCAACACCTGTGGGTATCGTGCGCCAAGCAGGACGACAAGGCGAAAACGCAACCATAACCACACTCAAAGACCTCCTAAACTGCGACATCGACATGGTCACCACCATTGTCGTGGGGAACTCGGCAACAAAAATCGTCAACGGAAAAATGGTTACCGCCCGAGGCTACGACCTCACAAACTAA
- the cbiD gene encoding cobalt-precorrin-5B (C(1))-methyltransferase CbiD, translating to MTRFLKYGITTGATAAAAAKAATIAALKDPVDRVVIPTPIGLRFEIPVKSSQKLGADTAKAVAVKDAGQDIDATDKMDITATVKVTDDGKITITSGVGIGKVTKPGLQVPIGEGAINPVPRSMITEAVKEALPAGKGAEILIEAPEGANIAKKTMNAKLGIKDGVSILGTTGVVKPLSLEACRRSLVPQIDVALARGYKRIFFVPGNIGERIAKQNFGVPEDAIVQTGDFVGYMLDKAVEKGVKEIIVLGHSGKLVKLAANIFNTHHKVGDARNEVIASYAAAVGVKQEIINELLAANTSDEATEILRGTDLLEATYNRIAARVHQRVSDRVENKIKISVVIVAMDGKVLGMDENARCKPWLNLT from the coding sequence ATGACGCGGTTTTTGAAATACGGCATAACTACGGGTGCAACAGCCGCCGCAGCAGCCAAAGCCGCAACCATCGCCGCACTAAAAGACCCCGTGGACCGCGTCGTCATCCCCACGCCCATTGGGTTACGTTTTGAAATTCCAGTGAAATCCAGCCAAAAACTTGGCGCAGACACCGCCAAAGCCGTAGCCGTCAAAGACGCGGGGCAAGATATAGACGCCACCGACAAAATGGACATAACCGCCACCGTCAAAGTAACTGACGATGGCAAAATCACCATAACAAGCGGCGTCGGCATAGGCAAAGTCACCAAACCCGGATTACAGGTACCCATAGGGGAAGGAGCCATAAACCCTGTTCCCCGAAGCATGATAACTGAAGCCGTCAAAGAAGCACTCCCAGCGGGCAAAGGCGCAGAAATCCTCATCGAAGCACCCGAAGGAGCCAACATCGCCAAAAAAACCATGAACGCAAAGCTGGGCATTAAAGACGGCGTCTCCATTCTTGGCACCACAGGAGTCGTCAAACCCCTATCACTTGAAGCCTGCAGACGTTCACTGGTTCCCCAAATCGATGTCGCACTCGCACGTGGATACAAGCGCATCTTTTTTGTGCCCGGCAACATCGGAGAACGCATCGCTAAACAAAACTTTGGAGTACCCGAAGATGCGATTGTGCAGACAGGCGACTTCGTCGGCTACATGCTGGACAAGGCTGTTGAGAAGGGCGTTAAGGAAATCATTGTTTTGGGTCACAGTGGCAAACTCGTTAAGTTGGCAGCAAACATCTTTAACACTCATCACAAAGTCGGCGACGCACGCAACGAAGTCATCGCCTCCTACGCTGCCGCAGTCGGAGTAAAGCAGGAAATCATCAATGAACTGCTAGCAGCCAACACCTCCGATGAAGCCACCGAGATCCTTCGTGGCACAGACCTACTTGAAGCCACATACAACCGCATCGCAGCGCGAGTGCATCAGCGGGTGAGTGACCGTGTGGAAAATAAGATTAAGATAAGCGTGGTTATTGTTGCCATGGATGGCAAAGTCCTTGGCATGGATGAGAATGCTAGGTGCAAGCCGTGGCTAAACTTAACATAG
- the cfbA gene encoding sirohydrochlorin nickelochelatase, with product MPKAALDNVGLILIGHGSKLPHNQENLEKLAEILRMRSAFKMVEIAFMIRNTPTIPEAIDALAKKGVNKIVLVPVFLAAGVHTTQEIPEMIEVKNQESKLSERGIELFYGEPIGADECIAVILEEKALKALGDDWEHRHAPFKGAPIATYPATSTKIYDQSMTLIRPEIQDVLDKAPKSQIPIIERVVHTTADPEFAKLLVISDGAVEAGVAAIKAGAKVITDTKMIQAGIHEGRVQRFGGQILSYISDPRASKMATEEAITRSTAAVRLAVADGADGAIFLIGNAPTAAFELAEQIKKGAIKPALIVAVPVGYVGAAESKEVIAKLDVPYMITRGRKGSSTIAVAIFNALLNMAEAKA from the coding sequence TTGCCAAAAGCAGCCTTGGATAATGTCGGTTTAATACTTATTGGGCATGGCAGCAAACTGCCGCATAACCAAGAGAATCTCGAAAAGTTAGCGGAGATTCTGCGGATGCGTTCAGCATTCAAGATGGTGGAGATTGCCTTTATGATACGCAACACACCCACCATACCCGAAGCAATCGATGCCCTTGCCAAAAAGGGCGTGAACAAAATCGTTTTGGTGCCCGTGTTTTTAGCGGCTGGAGTGCATACAACGCAAGAAATCCCAGAAATGATTGAGGTTAAAAACCAAGAATCAAAACTCTCCGAAAGAGGCATCGAACTTTTCTACGGCGAACCCATAGGCGCAGACGAATGCATCGCCGTCATCCTAGAAGAGAAAGCCCTCAAAGCATTAGGCGACGACTGGGAACACCGCCACGCACCCTTCAAAGGCGCCCCCATAGCCACCTACCCAGCTACGTCAACCAAAATTTATGACCAAAGCATGACGCTAATCCGCCCAGAAATCCAAGATGTCCTAGACAAAGCGCCCAAAAGCCAAATCCCAATTATCGAACGCGTCGTCCACACCACAGCCGACCCCGAATTTGCCAAGCTCCTTGTCATCAGCGACGGAGCCGTGGAAGCGGGCGTCGCGGCGATTAAGGCAGGCGCCAAAGTTATCACAGATACCAAAATGATTCAGGCAGGCATCCACGAAGGACGCGTGCAACGGTTCGGCGGACAAATCTTAAGCTACATCAGTGACCCCCGAGCATCCAAAATGGCAACAGAAGAGGCAATTACCCGTTCAACAGCCGCCGTGCGTTTAGCTGTTGCAGACGGCGCAGACGGAGCCATATTTTTAATCGGCAACGCGCCAACCGCAGCCTTTGAACTCGCCGAACAAATCAAAAAAGGCGCAATAAAACCAGCCCTAATCGTTGCGGTACCAGTCGGATATGTAGGAGCAGCGGAATCCAAAGAAGTCATCGCCAAACTAGACGTGCCCTACATGATTACGCGGGGACGTAAAGGAAGCAGCACCATCGCCGTAGCTATCTTTAACGCTTTACTAAACATGGCAGAAGCCAAAGCTTAG
- a CDS encoding bifunctional precorrin-2 dehydrogenase/sirohydrochlorin ferrochelatase translates to MLIDLKVDGKTIIVVGGGAEAYRKTQSFVDSGATIWIISKEFNPDILKLGEQKRVALLKTEIKDAKAFVDSLNPKPDLLFAVTDNSKLNEELVEAALSFGCLVYSVDNPAISDFILPAVAHVGDVKVAVSTGGKSPAMAHMLRERIEKLITPQDLLEIELQTSMRSHLKGVVSDPKVRSKLLYEILNNSNIQKLLCEGKLQEAQDLAMKLIMDKEM, encoded by the coding sequence TTGCTAATTGACCTAAAAGTCGACGGCAAAACCATCATCGTAGTCGGCGGAGGCGCTGAAGCCTACCGCAAAACACAAAGCTTTGTCGATTCAGGTGCCACGATTTGGATAATCAGCAAAGAATTCAACCCCGACATCTTGAAGCTTGGCGAGCAAAAACGGGTGGCGCTGCTCAAAACTGAAATTAAGGATGCTAAAGCGTTTGTTGACAGCTTAAACCCCAAACCCGATTTATTGTTTGCAGTCACCGACAATAGCAAACTCAACGAAGAACTCGTTGAGGCGGCGCTGTCTTTTGGCTGCTTGGTCTACTCCGTCGACAACCCCGCCATCAGTGACTTTATTTTGCCTGCAGTTGCACATGTCGGCGACGTGAAGGTAGCGGTTTCTACAGGCGGCAAAAGCCCCGCGATGGCACATATGCTTCGAGAACGCATCGAGAAACTAATCACGCCGCAAGATCTGCTTGAAATCGAGCTCCAAACCTCCATGCGTAGTCACCTTAAAGGTGTGGTGTCTGACCCTAAGGTTAGGAGCAAGTTGTTATATGAGATCCTAAATAACAGTAACATCCAAAAGCTTCTATGTGAAGGGAAACTTCAGGAAGCCCAAGATTTAGCTATGAAACTAATCATGGATAAGGAGATGTAA
- the cobM gene encoding precorrin-4 C(11)-methyltransferase translates to MNKVVFIGAGSGDPELITLKGKKWLEQADIVIYTGSLLNPAYLKYCKKGAQLVDSAKIGLPEMLQVMIAGVKADKLVVRLHDGDPSFYGAIQEVMTELDKEGIEYFRIPGISCLLGGAAALNRELTLPNISQTVIITRPEGRTPVPEAESIQKLAAHQATMVIFLGTPHIARVVEDLQKGGYPKETPCQVVYKATWPEQKIVKGTLADIVGKVKAAGITETALIFVGRVLDPQAYDLSKLYDPKFTTGFRKGEE, encoded by the coding sequence ATGAACAAAGTCGTTTTCATAGGAGCAGGCTCAGGCGACCCTGAACTCATCACACTTAAAGGAAAAAAATGGCTTGAGCAAGCCGACATCGTCATCTACACAGGTAGTCTCCTAAATCCAGCTTATCTAAAGTACTGTAAAAAAGGCGCCCAGCTTGTTGACAGCGCAAAAATAGGATTACCTGAAATGCTCCAAGTCATGATTGCAGGCGTCAAAGCAGACAAACTCGTCGTACGCCTCCATGATGGAGACCCCAGTTTTTATGGCGCAATCCAAGAAGTCATGACCGAACTGGACAAAGAAGGCATCGAGTACTTCCGCATCCCCGGCATAAGCTGTCTACTCGGCGGCGCTGCAGCGCTAAACCGCGAATTAACCTTGCCCAACATTTCCCAAACCGTCATAATCACACGCCCCGAAGGACGCACACCTGTTCCAGAAGCGGAAAGCATCCAAAAACTTGCCGCTCATCAAGCCACGATGGTTATCTTTTTGGGCACACCTCACATTGCACGTGTCGTTGAGGACCTGCAGAAAGGCGGCTACCCCAAAGAAACCCCCTGCCAAGTCGTCTACAAAGCCACATGGCCAGAACAGAAAATCGTCAAAGGCACCCTCGCAGATATCGTTGGAAAAGTTAAAGCCGCAGGCATAACGGAGACTGCACTCATCTTTGTGGGCCGCGTTTTGGACCCGCAAGCGTATGATTTATCTAAGCTATACGACCCTAAGTTTACTACAGGGTTCCGTAAAGGCGAAGAATAA
- the hemA gene encoding glutamyl-tRNA reductase codes for MHSSAKVDHIINVRITHKTARVPLMEAVAFKEKPQGYAELKAIENVEECLILQTCNRIELFLVAEETETTAKTVKEYFANRAGQNAEEAFQAIEVSIDNDALNHLLRVTSGMESMVIGEDQILNQTWDAFLEAENAKAIGPIFKHLFNRAMTVGRRVRNETGINKGAISIGSAAVELAVNLLGNLEDKKILVMGAGEIGTLVAKALARRCLKPIFIANRTYDRAVKLAFDLKGQAVKFNQFDEVLVDADVVICSTSAPHYLLTEEIISRLMLKRTNPNNIVIIDISNPRNVEKTVSDVTHTKLYNIDDLQLIADKNRAQRESAIEKAEQILEVEIVTLENDMKSFSVRLIISELLSEAEQVRQRELTTALNMLGEVDDRKKRILEDLTSILLKQTFIPIVENLRAAAKNGDSQFIETAVKLFEKTEKN; via the coding sequence ATGCATTCCTCGGCAAAGGTTGACCACATTATCAATGTACGCATAACCCACAAGACAGCCCGCGTACCCTTAATGGAGGCTGTCGCGTTCAAGGAAAAACCCCAAGGATACGCCGAGCTCAAAGCAATTGAAAACGTGGAGGAATGCTTGATTTTGCAGACCTGCAACCGCATTGAACTGTTTTTGGTAGCGGAAGAAACAGAAACCACTGCGAAAACCGTCAAAGAATACTTTGCCAATAGGGCAGGCCAAAACGCTGAAGAAGCCTTCCAAGCCATCGAAGTAAGCATCGACAACGACGCGCTTAACCATCTGCTCCGCGTCACATCAGGCATGGAGTCCATGGTTATCGGAGAAGACCAAATCCTCAACCAAACATGGGACGCCTTTCTTGAAGCCGAAAACGCCAAAGCCATCGGCCCAATATTTAAACACCTATTCAACCGAGCCATGACCGTGGGTCGACGAGTCCGTAACGAAACCGGCATCAACAAAGGCGCCATATCCATTGGCTCTGCAGCCGTCGAATTAGCCGTCAATTTGCTAGGGAACTTGGAGGACAAAAAAATCCTTGTCATGGGCGCAGGCGAAATCGGAACCTTAGTCGCTAAAGCGCTTGCCCGCCGCTGCCTCAAACCCATCTTCATTGCAAACCGCACCTATGACCGCGCTGTGAAACTTGCATTTGACCTCAAGGGTCAAGCAGTAAAGTTTAATCAGTTTGATGAAGTGCTCGTGGATGCTGACGTGGTGATTTGCTCCACTTCCGCGCCACATTACTTGTTAACTGAAGAAATCATCTCAAGGTTAATGCTGAAACGCACTAACCCCAACAACATAGTTATTATTGACATTTCAAACCCCCGCAACGTCGAGAAAACAGTTTCGGATGTCACCCACACCAAACTCTACAACATCGATGACTTGCAGTTGATTGCAGATAAAAATAGGGCACAGCGGGAAAGCGCCATTGAAAAAGCCGAGCAAATCCTCGAAGTAGAAATCGTCACCTTAGAGAATGACATGAAGAGTTTCTCGGTGCGCCTCATCATCTCCGAGTTGCTCTCAGAAGCAGAGCAGGTGCGCCAGCGAGAACTAACCACCGCATTGAATATGCTTGGCGAAGTAGATGACCGCAAAAAACGCATACTTGAAGATTTAACTTCCATTTTACTCAAGCAAACCTTTATTCCTATTGTTGAGAACTTGAGGGCAGCCGCTAAAAACGGTGATTCTCAATTCATCGAAACAGCGGTCAAGTTATTTGAGAAAACGGAGAAAAATTAA
- a CDS encoding cobalt-precorrin 5A hydrolase — MYARGIALVAITRRGVETAQKIQDALNKACLNSTVYAPQKYLQPGVVPLEKRLIEWVKDNYSNFDALVAVMATGITVRAIAPLLESKLTDPAVVTVDVSGKFVISLLSGHYGGANDLADIIAKGINAIPVITTASDVMGRQSVDQIAKNLHLTIQNPESLIAVNSAIVNGDRFVVVVVGEAKIPANAISGYDVKKAQNGAEALDIISQYDAGAIITHEPLTVTTFAKPFTILKTRKVVVGLGARKETPADVIIEAVDSALEQVHIPLARVYCFATVDIKRDSQPMLDAVAKLGAPLEFLSVDALRSLSHPDLSPDSAMVQEKIGVGGVCERAALLIAGINSRLILKKTKRNETTVAIAEGE; from the coding sequence ATGTATGCAAGAGGCATCGCACTTGTTGCAATCACAAGGCGCGGCGTAGAAACCGCACAAAAAATCCAAGACGCACTCAACAAAGCGTGCCTCAACTCCACTGTTTATGCACCCCAAAAATATTTGCAGCCCGGCGTAGTTCCGCTTGAGAAGAGGCTGATTGAATGGGTCAAAGACAACTACAGCAACTTCGATGCCCTTGTAGCGGTTATGGCAACAGGCATCACTGTTCGCGCCATTGCGCCTCTTTTGGAAAGCAAACTCACTGACCCCGCCGTTGTAACCGTAGATGTCTCGGGCAAATTTGTCATAAGCCTCCTCTCGGGGCATTATGGCGGCGCTAACGACCTTGCCGATATCATCGCAAAAGGCATCAACGCCATACCAGTCATAACCACCGCCTCTGATGTCATGGGGCGCCAAAGCGTGGACCAAATCGCCAAAAACCTACATTTAACCATCCAAAACCCCGAGAGCCTCATAGCAGTAAACTCTGCCATTGTTAATGGTGACCGTTTTGTCGTTGTGGTGGTGGGTGAGGCAAAAATCCCCGCCAACGCTATTAGCGGCTACGATGTCAAGAAAGCCCAAAACGGCGCCGAAGCACTTGATATCATCAGTCAATATGATGCAGGCGCTATTATCACTCATGAACCCCTGACTGTAACTACATTTGCGAAACCCTTCACTATTCTAAAAACGCGGAAGGTTGTGGTTGGGTTAGGCGCACGGAAAGAAACGCCTGCTGACGTGATAATTGAGGCGGTTGATTCAGCTTTGGAGCAGGTGCATATCCCGCTTGCGCGGGTATACTGTTTCGCCACAGTTGACATTAAACGGGACTCACAACCCATGTTAGATGCTGTTGCAAAGTTGGGGGCACCGCTTGAGTTTTTAAGTGTCGATGCACTTCGTTCTCTAAGCCACCCAGATCTTTCCCCTGACTCTGCAATGGTTCAGGAAAAAATCGGTGTCGGAGGCGTATGTGAACGAGCAGCATTATTGATAGCGGGAATAAACTCAAGACTAATCCTCAAGAAAACCAAACGCAACGAAACAACAGTAGCAATAGCCGAGGGCGAATAA
- the cbiT gene encoding precorrin-6Y C5,15-methyltransferase (decarboxylating) subunit CbiT: protein MAKNWAYKTPGIPDEEFAQSDAVPGPTKEEIRVITICKARLNEGDVVWDVGCGTGGLTVEAALQVGAKGRVYALDEDPAAVQLTVSNVEKFGVKSNVNVSVGKAPQALMPLPNPDVVLVGGGGTSLRSILQVSAAKLKPTGRIVINAILLETATVAIAELRGLGFRDIDVAHISVAKGKQISSGTMMMARNPITIVSASKL, encoded by the coding sequence ATGGCTAAGAATTGGGCGTACAAGACCCCCGGCATACCCGACGAGGAATTCGCTCAAAGCGATGCGGTTCCGGGGCCAACTAAAGAAGAAATCCGAGTGATAACGATTTGCAAAGCACGCCTCAACGAAGGCGACGTCGTTTGGGATGTCGGCTGCGGCACCGGCGGCTTAACTGTGGAGGCTGCATTACAGGTTGGCGCCAAAGGCAGAGTCTACGCGCTTGACGAAGACCCCGCCGCTGTCCAATTAACCGTCTCGAATGTGGAGAAATTCGGCGTCAAAAGCAACGTCAACGTCTCTGTTGGTAAAGCCCCTCAGGCTTTGATGCCTCTGCCAAACCCGGATGTGGTTTTGGTGGGGGGCGGCGGAACCTCGCTGCGTTCCATTCTGCAGGTTTCAGCGGCTAAGCTCAAACCTACGGGCCGAATTGTCATTAACGCCATTCTTTTGGAGACTGCTACCGTCGCGATTGCTGAGTTGCGGGGGTTAGGCTTCAGAGACATCGATGTGGCTCATATTTCGGTGGCGAAGGGAAAGCAAATAAGTAGCGGAACCATGATGATGGCAAGAAATCCAATAACAATAGTCTCAGCTTCAAAACTTTAA
- a CDS encoding AAA family ATPase yields the protein MVLRHRIGLVYLPGALPCFEDFGNLPTDLVGADAQVDGKPASEVLDMLIIPGGSLVESGTVNPQVAAEINKMAQSGKFVLGVCSGFQVLANQTDVGRLSTIPVTREGMGLLDAEFKPLVCTDRVEASVVDKSFITQTLGATVRGFHCHTYGQIELGPNARPIIVTHAKRLNYKKNPKDLVSGVANKQGNVVGVFIHGLLDKNPTILESITQSLGIDASELAEIREANAKLLAQIKGEVGVATNVRQAEANHEAPRMLMLTATGSGSGKTFIVTGIAGALKKRGYNVGVIKVGGDIRDAVSSLYLIKEPIKDYSSIKIGESGWTPLEEAVGEASKKYNFLLVEGAMSAFTGLLNENYKRPMSTAEVAAALGASTVVIVGCDKEGIEGALINTLNYVNVLKELGVKVTGVILNKLRVSYISDEIRQIMSKAFRNAGIELIGMVPRLDLEGRGMIPEIEIRYEDFGAQAIDAAEKNIDLDLLAKIATAPSMTQVDYAAFMEKFKTLLTHYTLNASAGGKPPSC from the coding sequence ATGGTTTTGCGACACAGAATCGGCTTAGTTTATCTTCCAGGAGCGCTTCCCTGCTTTGAAGACTTCGGAAACCTCCCCACAGACTTAGTCGGCGCCGACGCCCAAGTCGACGGCAAGCCTGCATCAGAGGTTTTAGACATGCTAATAATTCCCGGCGGCAGCCTCGTCGAATCCGGAACTGTCAACCCGCAAGTAGCAGCAGAAATAAACAAGATGGCGCAATCAGGCAAGTTTGTGCTCGGCGTCTGCTCGGGCTTCCAAGTGCTTGCCAACCAAACCGACGTCGGGCGCCTATCCACAATACCCGTCACCCGTGAAGGGATGGGGTTACTTGACGCTGAGTTTAAGCCGTTGGTCTGCACTGACCGCGTCGAAGCCTCCGTCGTCGACAAAAGCTTCATCACCCAAACACTCGGGGCAACCGTGCGGGGTTTCCATTGTCACACTTACGGTCAAATCGAGTTAGGCCCCAATGCACGCCCCATAATTGTAACCCACGCAAAACGTCTCAACTACAAAAAGAACCCCAAAGACCTTGTCTCAGGCGTTGCCAACAAACAGGGCAACGTAGTGGGCGTCTTTATCCACGGTCTCCTTGACAAGAACCCAACCATACTTGAGAGCATCACCCAATCCTTGGGTATAGACGCCTCTGAGTTAGCGGAGATTCGAGAAGCAAACGCCAAGCTTCTGGCACAAATTAAAGGCGAGGTCGGAGTTGCCACGAATGTTCGTCAAGCCGAAGCCAATCATGAGGCTCCGCGGATGTTGATGTTGACGGCGACGGGTAGCGGAAGCGGCAAAACCTTCATCGTGACAGGCATCGCGGGCGCGCTCAAAAAGCGGGGCTACAACGTGGGCGTCATCAAAGTTGGCGGAGACATCCGAGACGCCGTTTCTAGCCTCTATCTCATCAAGGAACCCATCAAAGACTACTCTTCCATCAAAATCGGCGAAAGCGGCTGGACCCCCCTTGAAGAGGCTGTTGGTGAAGCTTCCAAAAAATACAATTTCTTGCTCGTCGAAGGCGCCATGTCTGCATTCACGGGGTTGTTAAACGAGAACTATAAACGTCCCATGTCCACCGCCGAAGTCGCCGCGGCATTAGGCGCTTCAACAGTCGTCATCGTGGGCTGTGACAAAGAAGGCATCGAGGGCGCACTAATAAACACCCTCAACTACGTCAACGTCCTAAAAGAACTCGGCGTAAAAGTCACAGGCGTCATCCTCAACAAGCTCCGCGTAAGCTACATAAGCGATGAAATACGACAAATCATGTCCAAAGCATTCCGCAACGCGGGGATAGAGTTGATTGGTATGGTGCCACGTTTGGATTTGGAGGGGCGTGGGATGATTCCTGAAATTGAAATCCGCTACGAAGACTTCGGCGCGCAAGCCATCGATGCAGCTGAAAAAAACATTGACCTTGATTTGCTTGCCAAGATTGCCACGGCGCCCTCTATGACGCAGGTTGATTATGCGGCGTTTATGGAAAAGTTCAAAACGCTACTAACCCACTATACCCTTAATGCTTCTGCAGGTGGCAAACCCCCAAGTTGCTAA
- the cobI gene encoding precorrin-2 C(20)-methyltransferase, with protein MAGTFIGIGVGPGDPELITIKAAKALKAADVICVPKSHASKPSMALGMVKPILAERKTPPELLELVFPMTKDDLNNRKLWVENAAIVAEKAKKGNVAFITLGDPMLYSTFLYLYECVKETYPEVELEIIPGVTSVTAAAASAKLPLAEKDEVVSIMPSDLNPAHIEDTAKHADNLVFMKCAFHIKEFLPILFKSGFNENSTIALVKRCTLPEETVLVGKLGDVKDWDITEDYFSVAIIKKSQVPIHWKQNGNGNGKGKK; from the coding sequence ATGGCAGGAACATTCATAGGCATCGGCGTCGGTCCAGGCGATCCGGAGCTCATCACGATTAAAGCTGCAAAAGCCCTCAAGGCAGCAGACGTTATTTGTGTACCTAAATCGCATGCAAGCAAACCCAGCATGGCACTCGGCATGGTTAAACCAATCCTTGCAGAACGCAAAACCCCACCTGAGCTTTTAGAGCTTGTTTTCCCCATGACCAAAGATGACCTAAACAACCGCAAGCTCTGGGTAGAAAACGCCGCCATCGTAGCTGAAAAAGCCAAAAAAGGCAACGTCGCCTTCATCACCCTTGGCGACCCCATGCTCTACAGCACTTTCCTCTACCTCTACGAATGCGTCAAAGAAACCTACCCTGAAGTTGAACTTGAAATCATCCCCGGCGTAACCTCAGTTACTGCGGCGGCGGCAAGCGCTAAGCTGCCCTTGGCAGAAAAAGACGAGGTTGTATCAATTATGCCCTCAGACCTCAACCCAGCCCACATCGAGGACACCGCCAAACACGCCGACAACTTGGTATTCATGAAATGCGCTTTCCACATCAAAGAATTCCTACCCATCCTCTTCAAATCAGGCTTCAACGAAAACTCCACCATCGCCCTTGTCAAACGCTGCACTCTACCCGAAGAAACGGTTTTGGTCGGCAAACTCGGCGACGTCAAGGATTGGGATATTACTGAAGACTATTTCTCGGTAGCGATAATTAAGAAGAGCCAGGTTCCGATTCACTGGAAACAAAACGGCAACGGTAATGGGAAGGGCAAGAAATGA